In a single window of the Elaeis guineensis isolate ETL-2024a chromosome 4, EG11, whole genome shotgun sequence genome:
- the LOC105043552 gene encoding subtilisin-like protease, whose protein sequence is MGSSKLFRTDAPTNNLADDASQLRVYIVHVLPPSNAPNAGPTDLESYYKSFLPDSISESAEKRLIYCYSEVLSGFAAKLTEVEAKSMAKKPGFLRAYPDRLIPLLTTHTPDFLGLHQGRGLWQPSGLGKGVIIGILDTGLHATHPSFNDDGMPPPPSKWKGSCGFPAGCNNKLIGAKSFSNSGVGAPDDEVGHGTHTASTAAGNFVQKVESFGLANGTSAGMAPHAHLAIYKVCDADGCSGSDILAGLDEAVKDGVDVLSLSLGAASMPFYLDPIAIGSFGATEKGILVICAGGNNGPIASSVSNEAPWILTVSASSVDRNFRSIVTLGNGEQLYGESLNQPKSFKPSSLPLVYPKDGTCAILDAKITGKVVMCDVAGREQDVAAGIKGAGGAAVIFLNDQIADYSIVLRDHELPSSKLTVEDASKIKKYVNTTRKPTASITFNGTVLGVSPAPVVTYFSSRGPSLQTPGILKPDISGPGLNIMAAWPAQVGSGNDGAKTFNIISGTSMATPHLSGIAALIKSAHPDWSPAAIKSAIMTTSDVAANNRKPILDEKHLPASFFAMGAGHVNPSKAADPGLIYDLDVDDYIRYLCGLLKGNVGEIVRRDISCYLFGGISEADLNYPSIVLRPGSTVSRTVTNVGKANEVYKVEVEAPKGANVTVTPPILEFSKVKEKKNFTVRVTGGQSGAEGNLRWVSGRHVVRSPIVITGANSSPVASYEHRQLPLPSLNPAPPTLLPFPPSPSSGTTNPLTSPPRPQPWVVAGARAVIGLEWPNREA, encoded by the exons ATGGGCTCCTCCAAGTTGTTCAGGACTGATGCACCTACAAATAATCTT GCTGACGATGCTAGTCAGCTACGGGTTTACATAGTTCACGTACTACCCCCTTCAAATGCTCCCAATGCCGGCCCCACTGATCTGGAAAGCTACTACAAATCCTTCTTGCCGGACTCTATTTCTGAGTCGGCTGAGAAGCGGCTGATCTACTGCTACTCAGAAGTGCTCAGCGGTTTCGCTGCAAAGCTAACCGAGGTGGAGGCGAAGAGCATGGCCAAGAAGCCCGGCTTTCTGCGTGCCTATCCGGACAGGCTCATACCGCTGCTCACCACCCACACGCCCGACTTCCTTGGCCTTCATCAAGGGAGGGGGCTATGGCAACCTTCTGGCCTTGGCAAGGGGGTAATTATTGGGATTTTGGACACTGGACTCCACGCCACACATCCTTCTTTCAATGATGATGGAATGCCGCCTCCCCCTTCCAAATGGAAGGGGTCGTGCGGATTCCCCGCTGGTTGCAATAACAAGCTCATCGGCGCCAAGTCCTTTTCCAATTCTGGAGTGGGTGCCCCAGACGATGAAGTTGGGCATGGCACTCACACTGCAAGCACTGCTGCGGGAAACTTTGTGCAGAAAGTTGAATCTTTTGGGCTCGCGAACGGGACGTCAGCTGGAATGGCACCTCATGCACATCTGGCCATCTACAAGGTGTGCGATGCAGACGGCTGCTCCGGTTCCGATATTCTAGCTGGGCTAGATGAAGCCGTAAAAGATGGTGTCGATGTGCTCTCGCTCTCGCTTGGAGCAGCTTCTATGCCTTTTTACTTGGACCCCATTGCTATTGGCTCCTTTGGTGCCACTGAAAAGGGAATTCTTGTCATTTGTGCTGGTGGTAATAATGGTCCGATTGCTAGCTCAGTTTCAAACGAGGCCCCATGGATACTCACCGTGAGTGCCAGCTCCGTGGACAGAAACTTCAGATCCATTGTGACGCTTGGTAATGGAGAGCAACTCTATGGTGAGTCCCTTAATCAACCTAAAAGCTTCAAACCGTCCTCGCTTCCTCTAGTCTACCCCAAAGATGGCACCTGCGCCATTTTGGATGCCAAGATTACTGGCAAGGTCGTAATGTGCGATGTTGCTGGACGTGAACAAGACGTAGCTGCCGGCATCAAGGGTGCGGGTGGGGCTGCGGTAATATTCCTCAATGATCAGATTGCCGACTATTCCATTGTTCTTCGAGATCACGAATTACCTTCATCCAAACTGACCGTTGAAGATGCCTCCAAGATTAAAAAATATGTGAATACAACAAGGAAGCCAACAGCCTCTATCACCTTCAATGGTACTGTTCTTGGAGTATCCCCGGCTCCCGTGGTTACCTACTTCTCTTCCAGGGGACCGAGCCTGCAGACCCCGGGCATTCTAAAGCCCGACATCTCGGGACCGGGCCTTAACATCATGGCTGCTTGGCCTGCCCAGGTGGGATCTGGGAACGATGGTGCAAAGACCTTCAACATTATTTCTGGTACCTCCATGGCAACCCCTCACTTGAGTGGTATCGCAGCACTCATCAAGAGTGCACACCCTGATTGGTCGCCAGCTGCGATCAAGTCTGCTATCATGACAACTTCTGATGTTGCGGCCAATAATAGGAAGCCGATCCTGGATGAGAAACACTTACCAGCGAGCTTCTTTGCAATGGGCGCTGGCCATGTGAACCCATCAAAGGCTGCTGACCCGGGGCTGATTTATGATCTGGATGTCGATGATTATATTCGGTATCTCTGTGGCTTGTTAAAAGGCAATGTGGGTGAGATTGTTCGCCGAGATATTAGCTGTTATCTGTTTGGGGGCATTTCTGAAGCTGACCTTAACTACCCATCCATAGTACTGCGTCCTGGATCTACAGTGAGCAGAACGGTGACCAATGTTGGGAAGGCAAATGAGGTATACAAAGTCGAGGTGGAAGCACCGAAGGGGGCAAACGTTACCGTCACTCCACCGATCCTTGAGTTTTCaaaggtgaaagaaaagaagaatttcaCCGTGCGTGTGACTGGCGGGCAGAGTGGTGCGGAGGGGAATTTGAGGTGGGTTTCTGGTCGGCATGTTGTTAGGAGCCCCATTGTCATCACTGGCG CAAATTCGAGCCCCGTGGCTTCGTACGAGCACCGACAATTGCCCCTCCCATCCCTGAATCCAGCACCACCGACCCTCCTCCCCTTCCCTCCCTCCCCCAGCTCCGGCACCACCAACCCCCTCACCTCCCCTCCCCGGCCTCAGCCGTGGGTGGTTGCCGGTGCTCGTGCAGTCATCGGCTTGGAGtggccgaatagggaagcttgA